One genomic segment of Myxococcales bacterium includes these proteins:
- a CDS encoding alpha/beta hydrolase — MTAPADGEGYVWAYDPLHRARSPYPFQAAAFRAFAAAIQCPVLIVSGGPTGFHPLDEDERVGAFRTREIAVIDDAGHMMHWTRPERLAALIVAFFAR; from the coding sequence GTGACGGCTCCCGCTGACGGGGAGGGATACGTCTGGGCCTACGATCCGCTCCATCGCGCTCGCTCGCCGTACCCGTTCCAGGCGGCGGCTTTTCGAGCTTTCGCAGCGGCCATCCAGTGTCCCGTCTTAATCGTCTCCGGCGGCCCCACGGGTTTTCACCCGCTCGATGAAGACGAACGCGTGGGAGCCTTTCGCACGCGTGAGATCGCGGTCATCGACGACGCCGGACACATGATGCACTGGACGCGTCCCGAGCGGCTGGCGGCCCTCATCGTGGCGTTCTTCGCGCGCTGA
- a CDS encoding isocitrate/isopropylmalate dehydrogenase family protein, translating to MSRRTITLIPGDGIGPEVAQATQRVLAAAGALVDWEVHEAGAAVAEKRGTTLPEDVLEACKRNQVSLKGPIGTPIGKGFKSVNVTLRQTLDLYANLRPVRSLPGLEPRFPGTDIVIVRENTEDLYAGLELMILPGVAQSIKLITERGCTRICEFAFAYAERMGRKRVTVVHKANIMKLSDGLLLDCFRKVATRYPRIEPAEIIVDACALQMIKNANKLDVIVTENLYGDILSDLGAGLVGGLGIVPGANIGEKYAVFEAVHGSAPDIAGKGVANPTAVIQSAVMMLHHIGQSPVADKIASAITTVYERGEVRTGDLGGSATTAQFTDALCKLVS from the coding sequence ATGTCGAGACGCACCATCACGCTCATCCCCGGCGACGGCATCGGCCCCGAGGTCGCGCAGGCCACGCAACGCGTGCTCGCCGCCGCCGGCGCGCTCGTCGACTGGGAGGTCCACGAGGCGGGTGCCGCCGTCGCCGAGAAGCGCGGGACGACGCTGCCCGAAGACGTCCTTGAGGCCTGCAAGCGCAACCAAGTCTCGCTGAAGGGCCCCATCGGGACGCCCATCGGCAAGGGCTTCAAGAGCGTCAACGTGACGCTTCGCCAGACGCTGGACCTCTACGCCAACCTCCGGCCCGTCCGGAGCCTGCCGGGCCTCGAGCCACGCTTCCCGGGCACAGACATCGTCATCGTTCGCGAGAACACCGAAGACCTCTACGCCGGCCTCGAGCTGATGATCCTTCCCGGTGTGGCCCAGTCCATCAAGCTCATCACGGAGCGCGGCTGCACGCGCATCTGTGAGTTTGCCTTCGCCTATGCCGAACGCATGGGCCGCAAGCGCGTCACGGTGGTCCACAAGGCCAACATCATGAAGCTGTCGGACGGCCTCTTGCTCGATTGCTTCCGCAAAGTCGCGACCCGGTACCCGCGCATCGAGCCCGCCGAGATCATCGTGGATGCGTGCGCACTGCAAATGATCAAAAACGCCAACAAGCTCGACGTCATCGTCACCGAGAACCTCTACGGCGACATCTTGAGCGACCTCGGCGCGGGTCTCGTGGGCGGCTTGGGCATCGTTCCCGGCGCCAACATCGGCGAGAAGTACGCGGTCTTCGAGGCCGTCCACGGCAGCGCGCCGGACATCGCCGGCAAGGGCGTCGCCAACCCGACGGCCGTCATTCAGAGCGCCGTCATGATGCTCCACCACATCGGCCAGTCGCCCGTCGCCGACAAGATCGCCTCCGCCATCACCACGGTCTACGAGCGCGGCGAGGTGCGCACCGGCGATCTCGGCGGCTCCGCCACGACGGCGCAGTTTACCGATGCGCTCTGCAAGCTCGTGAGCTGA
- a CDS encoding alpha/beta hydrolase, which translates to MNGLVHHVVEWTPSAPSRGPAVLLLHGFMDVASSWDEVADVLAGAGYRVLAPDLRGFGAAPRAASGTSFYFPDYVADVDGLVRESVRPDEALFVVGHSMGGTVATLLAGTYPERVKKLAVLEGLGPADTPLDEGPRRMREFVETTRRYRGERHRTMRDLEEVVSRLRMGHPTVDDATLRAHAERLRDGSR; encoded by the coding sequence GTGAACGGCCTGGTGCATCACGTCGTCGAGTGGACGCCGTCGGCACCAAGTCGAGGACCTGCGGTCTTGCTCTTGCACGGGTTCATGGATGTCGCGTCGTCCTGGGACGAGGTCGCCGACGTGCTCGCGGGAGCCGGCTACCGCGTCCTCGCGCCCGACCTTCGAGGCTTCGGCGCCGCGCCCCGCGCTGCCAGTGGGACGAGCTTCTACTTCCCCGACTACGTCGCCGACGTCGACGGTCTGGTCCGCGAATCGGTTCGGCCCGACGAAGCGCTCTTTGTCGTGGGCCATTCCATGGGCGGTACGGTCGCGACCTTGCTGGCCGGCACCTACCCCGAGCGCGTGAAGAAGCTCGCGGTGCTCGAGGGCCTCGGGCCCGCCGACACGCCGCTGGACGAGGGCCCGCGCCGCATGCGCGAGTTTGTGGAGACGACGCGGCGATACCGTGGCGAGCGGCATCGCACGATGCGTGATCTCGAGGAGGTGGTGTCTCGTCTCCGCATGGGCCACCCGACCGTCGACGACGCCACGCTGCGCGCCCACGCGGAGCGCCTCCGTGACGGCTCCCGCTGA